The candidate division KSB1 bacterium genome contains a region encoding:
- a CDS encoding nitroreductase family protein, which yields MELYEAIRTRRTVRKFTSEPVSPELLQKLVERALYAPAVADERPWRFYLVTNREFIGKMAQLVHRRLEELFGGTDKGNLLKTVDHYATIFAEAPALILIAAKPYHAVADDLGKLSHETINEMRRHPDLQSIGAAVENMLLSAAEFGLGGCWLSGLMAARTDLEELLGVKEPWQLVTAAAFGKPAAQPQPHEPPRVQDHISIIA from the coding sequence ATGGAATTGTACGAAGCGATCCGAACCCGCAGAACGGTACGAAAATTTACATCAGAACCTGTTTCGCCGGAACTTTTGCAAAAGTTGGTGGAAAGAGCTCTTTATGCGCCTGCCGTGGCAGACGAGCGGCCTTGGCGGTTTTACCTAGTAACCAACCGGGAATTCATCGGCAAAATGGCGCAGTTGGTTCATCGTCGACTCGAGGAACTTTTCGGAGGCACCGACAAAGGCAACCTGCTGAAAACCGTTGATCATTATGCGACGATTTTCGCAGAGGCGCCGGCGCTGATCTTGATCGCAGCCAAGCCCTACCACGCCGTTGCCGATGATTTGGGGAAACTGAGCCACGAGACCATCAACGAAATGCGCCGCCATCCCGATTTGCAGAGCATCGGTGCCGCCGTCGAGAACATGCTTCTTTCTGCAGCGGAATTCGGCCTGGGCGGCTGCTGGCTTTCCGGATTGATGGCGGCGCGAACCGATTTGGAAGAACTGCTCGGCGTTAAGGAACCGTGGCAACTTGTGACCGCCGCCGCGTTCGGCAAACCGGCCGCTCAACCGCAACCCCACGAGCCGCCGCGCGTTCAGGACCATATTTCCATAATTGCCTGA
- a CDS encoding carboxymuconolactone decarboxylase family protein, with product MAKSPQEFQEYRRRMNERILSVDNLSIRRFFNLDGAVYKDGALDAKVKEMLGLVASMVLRCNDCIAYHLIQCCEAGATDEELFECFSIALIVGGSIVIPHLRYAVEFLDQLRQQPS from the coding sequence ATGGCCAAGAGTCCTCAAGAATTTCAGGAATATCGCCGCCGCATGAACGAGCGCATTCTGTCGGTGGATAATCTTTCAATCCGCCGTTTCTTTAACTTGGACGGCGCCGTTTATAAAGACGGCGCGTTGGATGCCAAAGTGAAAGAAATGCTCGGGTTGGTTGCCTCGATGGTGCTCCGCTGCAACGACTGCATCGCGTATCATCTCATCCAATGCTGCGAGGCCGGCGCCACCGATGAAGAGCTGTTCGAGTGCTTTTCGATCGCTCTGATTGTCGGCGGCTCGATCGTCATCCCCCACCTGCGCTATGCGGTGGAATTCCTCGACCAGCTGCGGCAGCAGCCCTCATAA